Within Sulfurimonas sp. hsl 1-7, the genomic segment AATTCCGAGGACAAATCCTCCCTGCGGTCTGAGCCTCTCCATTTAGACTCTAAAAATTTATGGGCTGTGTATTTATATTTTTAAAACGTAGAAGCTCAGAGCGAAGCGAGGATTCGTCTTCGGAGTTTTAATAATATAAATACATATAAATTTATCTGAAGGAAACAATATATGAGTGAAATAAAAATAGGTGTTATAACGGCTAGTGACAGAGCTAGTAAAGGGATTTACGAAGATATTTCAGGTGTAGCTATTCAAGATACTATGAAAGATTATTTAAAAAGCGAATTTGAGATCGTTTACAGATGTATCCCTGATGAACAAGATCATATTGAAGCGACAATGAAAGAGTTGTGTGATGATGAAGGGTGTTGTTTGGTTGTAACTACAGGTGGAACTGGTCCAGCACTTCGTGATGTAACTCCGGAAGCTACTGAAAACGTATGTCAGAAGATGATGCCAGGTTTTGGTGAATTAATGCGCCAAGTGAGTCTTCAGTATGTTCCAACGGCTATTTTATCTCGTCAAACGGCAGGGATTCGCGGAAAGTCTTTAATTATTAATTTACCGGGTAAACCAAAGTCTATTCGTGAGTGTTTAGATGCAGTTTTTCCTGCTGTACCGTATTGTATTGACCTTATTGAAGGACCGTACATTGAAACAAACGAAGACGTGATCAAAGCATTTAGACCAAAGGCAAAATAATGGTATATGCAAAGTCGGAGTTTGCTAAAGATGCTTTAGCGGTAGTAGAAGAGTTACAAAGTTATTTTGCAACGAAACTAGGAGATGTAAGTAAGCAGTTTGGCAGCGATAAACCGTTTGAAAGAGTTGAATGGTTAAGAGATAACGGTGCTCACGGTGGCGGAAGCCGTTATGAAGCACGTGATGAAGAGATCTTTAACCGCGGGTCTGTTAATGTCTCTCAAGTACATTATGATGACGATGCAACGAAAAAGCTGAGTTCAGCAACGGCTATCTCTACGATTATCCATCCAAAAAATCCTCGTGTACCTTCAATGCATATGCAT encodes:
- the mog gene encoding molybdopterin adenylyltransferase, which gives rise to MSEIKIGVITASDRASKGIYEDISGVAIQDTMKDYLKSEFEIVYRCIPDEQDHIEATMKELCDDEGCCLVVTTGGTGPALRDVTPEATENVCQKMMPGFGELMRQVSLQYVPTAILSRQTAGIRGKSLIINLPGKPKSIRECLDAVFPAVPYCIDLIEGPYIETNEDVIKAFRPKAK